One Chryseobacterium sp. StRB126 genomic region harbors:
- a CDS encoding tetratricopeptide repeat protein yields the protein MSYLLICSTAFSQDLTQKQKDILVKYLDHGAYRYHYLDQEWESNIEKAIKEDSTIALLWQRRALPYWKIRKYTIALDYYNKAVQYDRREYLGRRGYLNCIFSKDYKSALKDFDNASAEFGESIENDHTYNFYRALCYLQLNQYDRAEKYINLDLDFIEKKFGKDWISPSAYFYLGIIKYEQRDYKAAVSAFDLALQLQPKFSDALYYKAISLHKINKDNNEFHSLMEMVSEYYASGNSFNENGALYEKYPYQISKWEIDAFAKK from the coding sequence TTGTCATATTTGTTAATATGTTCAACAGCATTTTCTCAGGATCTTACCCAGAAACAAAAAGATATTCTTGTAAAGTATCTTGATCATGGAGCATATAGATATCACTATCTTGATCAGGAGTGGGAAAGTAATATTGAGAAAGCTATAAAAGAAGACTCTACAATCGCTTTACTATGGCAGAGAAGAGCATTGCCTTACTGGAAAATAAGAAAATACACGATTGCTTTAGATTACTATAATAAAGCTGTACAATATGACAGACGGGAATATCTGGGAAGAAGAGGGTATCTGAACTGTATTTTTTCTAAAGATTATAAAAGTGCACTTAAGGATTTTGATAATGCTTCGGCAGAATTTGGTGAAAGTATTGAAAATGATCATACATATAATTTTTACAGGGCGCTTTGCTATCTTCAATTAAACCAATATGACAGGGCAGAGAAGTATATCAACCTGGATTTGGATTTTATAGAAAAGAAATTTGGGAAAGATTGGATCTCACCATCAGCATATTTCTATCTGGGAATCATAAAATATGAGCAAAGAGATTATAAAGCGGCTGTTTCAGCTTTTGATCTGGCACTGCAATTACAGCCTAAATTTTCAGATGCTTTGTATTATAAGGCTATTTCCCTGCATAAAATTAATAAAGACAATAATGAATTCCATTCCTTAATGGAAATGGTTTCAGAGTATTATGCTTCCGGAAATTCATTTAATGAAAATGGTGCTTTATATGAGAAATATCCTTATCAGATAAGTAAATGGGAGATAGACGCCTTTGCGAAAAAATAA
- a CDS encoding methyltransferase has protein sequence MKNVVGNNIVSIESNWKFSGTVAENFDEHVKLSVPYYNQGHDLICSLSDFFVNNGSHIYEIGCSTGTLLEKIGNRNLNIEKQIKITGIDIEQDMILQAKKKCADFNNINLICDDIINLELEKSDLIISYYSVQFINPRVRQLVINKIYESLNWGGAFIYFEKVRACDARFQDIISTLYMEYKLDRGYTPEEIISKQRSLKGVLEPFSTNGNLDLLKRAGFEDITTVMKYLCFEGFLAIK, from the coding sequence ATGAAAAATGTTGTAGGAAATAATATTGTATCTATAGAATCTAATTGGAAATTCTCAGGGACAGTAGCTGAAAACTTTGATGAGCATGTTAAATTATCTGTTCCTTATTATAATCAGGGGCACGATCTTATATGCTCTCTATCCGATTTTTTTGTTAATAACGGATCTCATATTTATGAAATAGGCTGTAGTACAGGGACTTTATTGGAAAAAATAGGTAATCGGAATCTGAATATTGAAAAACAGATCAAAATAACAGGAATTGATATAGAACAAGATATGATTCTTCAGGCAAAGAAAAAATGTGCAGATTTTAATAATATTAATCTCATTTGTGATGATATTATTAATCTTGAATTGGAAAAATCAGATCTTATAATTTCTTATTACTCAGTTCAGTTTATTAATCCACGGGTACGCCAGCTGGTAATCAATAAAATTTACGAATCCTTAAACTGGGGCGGGGCATTTATCTATTTTGAAAAAGTAAGAGCCTGTGATGCAAGGTTTCAGGATATCATTTCTACACTATATATGGAGTATAAGCTAGACAGAGGGTATACTCCCGAAGAGATCATTTCTAAACAACGTAGCTTGAAGGGTGTTTTAGAGCCTTTTTCTACCAACGGAAATTTAGATCTGTTGAAAAGAGCTGGTTTCGAAGATATCACTACCGTTATGAAATACCTTTGTTTTGAAGGTTTTTTAGCCATAAAATAA
- a CDS encoding methyltransferase domain-containing protein, producing the protein MNFVCVNCKSPLEISSKDTTCASCSSFYLTVNNTPVLVSDASFFLSEVFFSIKNHIKNVNNYLQYNKELAKFQTDREPIINTIIDSYKRNLLIYDKMLDPIRMYVQLDHFQYVTLSNDPVVGKELLYLKRDWSYLPESEKELNIIITAVKTLIDKHSENSENIFFIGSGTGRFAYEFSKLFSATIYCSDLSYRMMYFFNEILNKRPIQLIEINESNVYDNNDSCIPHTIEKWDDSPVGNIIPFISDIKNLPLRSESMSILVSIYFIDVMSVESYIQELYRILEPGGLFINLGPVGYPYDNFVHKLLPAEIKKVFTNFDFEIIDEEFVETPYMSSDKHLSTIIHKNWAFVARKKTNDKIVTADAILNISQPLFVNREFKITNLGEIDYHSVFFTKQGVQYENADFMIELLSRIDGIKSLQLILDEIQSEFEADYNMQDLLNTINNLIEAKVLKISDV; encoded by the coding sequence ATGAATTTTGTTTGTGTTAATTGCAAAAGTCCTTTAGAAATTAGTTCTAAAGATACTACCTGTGCATCATGTTCAAGTTTTTATCTTACTGTTAATAATACTCCTGTTTTAGTGAGTGATGCTTCTTTTTTCTTATCTGAAGTATTTTTTAGCATCAAAAATCATATTAAAAATGTAAATAATTACCTTCAGTATAATAAAGAATTAGCAAAATTTCAGACTGATCGGGAGCCAATAATCAATACAATAATTGATTCATATAAGAGAAACTTACTCATCTATGACAAAATGCTCGATCCTATAAGGATGTATGTTCAGTTAGATCATTTTCAGTATGTTACATTGAGTAATGATCCGGTTGTGGGTAAAGAGCTTTTGTATTTAAAAAGAGACTGGTCTTATCTGCCGGAAAGTGAAAAAGAACTCAATATAATCATCACTGCTGTTAAAACTCTGATTGATAAACATTCAGAAAATTCGGAAAATATTTTTTTTATCGGAAGCGGAACAGGAAGGTTTGCTTATGAGTTTTCAAAACTTTTTTCAGCCACTATTTATTGTTCCGATTTGTCTTATCGGATGATGTATTTTTTTAATGAAATACTGAATAAACGGCCAATACAATTAATAGAGATTAATGAATCTAACGTTTATGATAATAATGATTCCTGCATTCCACATACTATTGAGAAGTGGGATGATTCACCTGTAGGAAACATTATTCCTTTTATTTCAGATATAAAGAATCTTCCTTTAAGGTCGGAATCTATGAGTATTTTGGTGTCCATATACTTTATTGATGTAATGAGTGTGGAGTCTTATATTCAGGAACTCTATAGGATTTTGGAGCCGGGAGGATTGTTTATTAATTTGGGTCCGGTTGGATATCCTTATGATAATTTTGTTCATAAATTATTACCTGCGGAGATTAAGAAAGTCTTTACAAACTTTGATTTTGAAATAATAGATGAAGAATTTGTGGAGACCCCCTATATGAGTTCTGATAAACATCTTTCCACTATTATTCATAAAAATTGGGCATTTGTTGCAAGAAAAAAAACAAATGATAAAATCGTAACAGCAGATGCCATTCTGAATATCTCTCAGCCTTTATTTGTGAACCGTGAGTTCAAAATAACCAATCTGGGAGAAATAGATTACCATTCTGTTTTTTTTACAAAACAAGGGGTTCAGTATGAAAATGCAGATTTTATGATTGAGTTGTTATCAAGAATTGACGGCATAAAAAGCTTACAATTGATTCTTGATGAGATACAATCTGAATTTGAAGCAGATTATAATATGCAGGACTTGTTGAATACAATTAATAATCTGATAGAGGCTAAAGTTTTAAAAATATCTGATGTTTAG
- a CDS encoding NAD-dependent epimerase/dehydratase family protein — protein sequence MESYTERILITGALGQIGTELTNRLVEIHGAENVVASGLDRWQEGITSAGHYERMDVTNTQLVRQIVKDYDITTVYHLASLLSGTSEKQPIFAWKLNLEPLLHFCEMAKEGLLKKIFWPSSIAVFGKGIPKHDVGQDVVLNPTTVYGISKMAGEKWCEYYFDKHGVDVRSIRYPGLISWKTPAGGGTTDYAVEIFYKAIEDGKYTSFISENTGMPMLYMDDAINATLKLMDAPKESVTVRSSYNLGGMSFTPKELAEEIKKEIPDFSIDYNPDFRQAIADSWPASIDDSVAKKDWGLTYDFGISEMTKDMIKNLKVKLAKN from the coding sequence ATGGAATCCTATACGGAAAGAATACTGATTACAGGTGCTTTGGGACAAATCGGCACCGAGCTTACCAATAGACTTGTTGAAATTCACGGAGCAGAAAATGTTGTCGCTTCCGGTCTGGATAGATGGCAGGAGGGAATTACCTCTGCAGGTCACTATGAGAGAATGGATGTTACCAATACTCAATTAGTGAGACAGATCGTTAAAGATTATGACATCACTACAGTGTATCATTTGGCTTCACTTTTATCTGGAACTTCGGAAAAGCAGCCTATTTTTGCATGGAAACTGAATCTTGAGCCTCTTCTTCATTTTTGTGAAATGGCGAAAGAAGGGCTTCTTAAAAAGATCTTTTGGCCAAGTTCCATTGCGGTGTTTGGAAAAGGAATTCCTAAGCATGATGTAGGACAGGATGTAGTGCTGAACCCAACAACTGTTTATGGAATCTCTAAGATGGCAGGAGAGAAGTGGTGTGAGTATTATTTCGACAAACATGGAGTGGATGTAAGAAGTATCAGATATCCTGGATTGATTTCCTGGAAGACTCCGGCAGGTGGTGGAACAACCGATTATGCAGTTGAGATTTTCTACAAAGCTATTGAAGACGGAAAGTATACAAGTTTCATTTCCGAGAACACAGGAATGCCTATGTTGTATATGGATGATGCCATTAATGCAACTCTGAAATTAATGGATGCTCCAAAGGAAAGTGTAACAGTACGTTCATCTTATAATTTAGGAGGGATGTCATTTACTCCAAAAGAATTGGCAGAAGAAATCAAGAAAGAAATCCCGGATTTTAGTATTGATTATAATCCGGATTTCAGACAAGCCATTGCAGATTCCTGGCCAGCTTCTATTGATGATTCTGTAGCTAAAAAAGATTGGGGATTGACTTATGATTTCGGAATTTCTGAAATGACGAAAGACATGATTAAAAATCTTAAAGTAAAATTAGCTAAGAATTAA
- a CDS encoding polysaccharide deacetylase family protein: MVLLTFNIANIEAGTKNGSQITGEERLKITEENTKAILRVLDIHDTKASFFVEISLTEKLQNLIKAISSQGHEIAFYNKGSNLEEIENAKKNIQDLLGKQIRGIRQKDVKIPQESLKLLEFNYVSNIDNANILFPFKRLKRDTEITEEDGLSIVPESISPYSQLPYNDFVFQILPMKYYQNMVLETLQNEEFVLIYLNAWQFTNFNKYRFDIPFYRSLFSGKKMEDKLDALLIFLNERDMATSRMKDYIF; encoded by the coding sequence ATGGTTTTATTAACTTTCAACATTGCAAATATTGAGGCTGGAACTAAAAATGGTTCTCAAATTACGGGTGAAGAAAGATTAAAAATTACAGAAGAGAATACAAAAGCTATTCTTAGAGTTTTAGATATTCATGATACAAAAGCAAGTTTTTTTGTAGAGATTTCTCTCACTGAAAAACTGCAGAATCTTATTAAAGCAATTTCATCCCAAGGGCATGAAATTGCTTTTTATAATAAAGGTTCAAACCTGGAAGAAATTGAGAATGCAAAGAAAAATATTCAGGATCTTTTAGGAAAACAGATTAGAGGAATTCGTCAGAAAGATGTAAAGATCCCACAGGAAAGTTTGAAGCTTTTAGAGTTTAATTATGTCTCCAATATTGACAATGCCAATATTCTTTTTCCCTTCAAACGTCTGAAAAGAGATACTGAAATTACAGAAGAAGATGGGCTTAGTATTGTGCCGGAAAGTATCTCACCCTACAGTCAGTTACCCTATAATGATTTTGTATTCCAGATTCTGCCGATGAAGTATTATCAGAATATGGTATTGGAGACATTGCAGAATGAAGAGTTTGTTTTGATCTATCTTAATGCATGGCAGTTTACCAATTTTAATAAATACCGTTTTGATATTCCTTTTTACCGAAGCTTATTTTCGGGCAAAAAAATGGAGGACAAATTAGATGCCCTCCTTATTTTTCTCAACGAGAGAGACATGGCCACTTCCCGTATGAAAGATTATATTTTTTAG
- a CDS encoding metallophosphoesterase, with amino-acid sequence MSKNLLITAGIFLFLEIYIYQAIRTLTNNFWIRTGYWTVSLIVYAIFAYEVTHYQRSDRSMLRAQIMISVFLIFILPKVFIVLFLLIDDIVRTGGYLVGFAKPSENFFPERRKFLSLVGLGMSGVLSALFIDGITFGKYRHKVRRVKVKFPDLPKSFKGYKIIQISDVHSGSFSDPSKLQHAVDLINEQKPDLVLFTGDMVNNVADEFKPFIPVFSQIKAKDGKFAVLGNHDYADYVTWDSTEAKKKNLDTLIDYEKQAGFDLLRNEHRIIEKNGEKLYILGVENWGLKPFPQFGKINDALKGVPESATKILMSHDPTHFDHVVKKHPGNIHLTLSGHTHGMQFGLDLKNVKWSPVQYRYPKWADLYESEGKLLYVNRGFGVLGYPGRVGVLPEITLFELS; translated from the coding sequence ATGTCAAAGAATCTTTTAATCACCGCCGGAATCTTCCTGTTTTTGGAGATTTACATCTACCAAGCCATCAGAACCCTTACAAACAATTTCTGGATAAGAACGGGGTATTGGACAGTATCTTTAATTGTGTATGCCATCTTCGCTTATGAGGTTACCCATTACCAGAGATCAGACCGAAGTATGCTGAGAGCTCAGATCATGATTTCAGTATTTCTGATATTTATCCTCCCAAAAGTTTTCATCGTTTTATTTTTACTAATTGATGATATTGTAAGAACCGGAGGCTATTTGGTCGGCTTTGCCAAACCCTCTGAAAACTTCTTTCCAGAGAGGCGAAAATTCTTAAGTCTTGTAGGATTGGGTATGAGTGGAGTGCTTTCTGCCCTGTTTATTGATGGGATTACATTCGGGAAATACCGTCATAAGGTGAGAAGAGTAAAGGTTAAATTCCCCGATCTTCCAAAAAGTTTTAAAGGATATAAAATCATTCAGATCTCTGATGTTCATAGTGGAAGTTTCTCCGATCCTAGCAAACTGCAGCATGCTGTTGATCTGATTAACGAGCAAAAACCCGATCTTGTTTTATTCACCGGAGACATGGTAAATAATGTAGCAGATGAATTCAAACCATTTATTCCTGTGTTTTCACAAATTAAGGCCAAAGACGGTAAATTTGCTGTATTGGGAAACCATGATTATGCTGATTATGTAACCTGGGATTCTACTGAAGCGAAGAAAAAAAACCTTGACACCCTAATTGATTATGAAAAACAGGCCGGATTTGACTTATTGAGAAACGAGCACAGAATCATTGAAAAGAACGGAGAAAAATTGTACATTCTTGGTGTTGAGAACTGGGGATTAAAACCATTCCCTCAATTCGGAAAAATTAACGATGCTTTAAAAGGAGTTCCTGAATCCGCAACCAAAATCTTAATGAGCCATGACCCTACCCATTTTGATCATGTGGTAAAAAAACACCCCGGAAACATCCACTTAACGCTTTCAGGACACACTCATGGGATGCAGTTTGGACTGGATCTTAAAAATGTAAAATGGTCACCTGTTCAGTATCGTTACCCAAAATGGGCAGATCTTTATGAAAGCGAAGGAAAGCTACTATATGTAAACAGAGGATTCGGAGTATTGGGATACCCGGGAAGAGTTGGGGTATTACCGGAGATCACTCTTTTTGAACTGAGTTAG
- a CDS encoding 3-oxoacyl-ACP synthase III family protein encodes MSNTIIIGSGCYIPNRVVGRDYFMNSEFYTEDGVKIEKPVEETIAKFVEITEIENRRFIEDDLSNSQIGYEAAKIALEDAKVDGEELDYIIYASNFGEVTENGYADFMPTMAARVKNKLGIKNRKCVTYDMIFGCPGWVEGMILADNLIKAKVAKTILVIGAETLSRVTDPHDRNRMIFADGAGAVIVKATDEENVGIIAHNTICDNGPELNYLENQPSINKEVDQKRLYVRMLGRKIYEYALKNVPVAIKDTITDAGLSIEDIDKILIHQANAKMDYAMIERLHRLYDVKEYDHAISPMTIQNLGNTSVATIPTMYDLIIKGKMEGQSFKENGNIVMTSVGAGMNINAIVYRFP; translated from the coding sequence ATGTCGAATACGATCATTATTGGCTCTGGATGTTATATTCCGAACAGAGTTGTTGGTAGAGATTACTTCATGAATTCCGAGTTCTACACCGAAGACGGAGTAAAGATTGAAAAACCTGTGGAAGAGACCATTGCTAAGTTTGTAGAAATTACAGAAATCGAAAACAGGAGATTTATTGAAGATGATCTTTCCAATTCACAGATCGGTTATGAAGCCGCAAAAATTGCCCTTGAGGATGCAAAAGTAGACGGCGAAGAACTGGATTATATTATTTACGCAAGTAATTTCGGGGAAGTTACAGAGAACGGATACGCAGACTTTATGCCGACAATGGCAGCAAGAGTTAAGAATAAACTAGGAATTAAAAACAGAAAATGTGTAACGTATGACATGATTTTCGGTTGCCCGGGATGGGTAGAAGGTATGATTTTAGCAGACAATCTTATTAAAGCTAAAGTGGCCAAAACTATTCTTGTTATTGGAGCAGAAACTTTAAGCCGTGTAACAGACCCGCATGACAGAAACAGAATGATCTTTGCTGACGGTGCCGGAGCGGTAATTGTAAAAGCAACAGATGAGGAAAATGTAGGAATCATTGCTCACAATACGATCTGTGACAACGGCCCTGAACTAAATTATCTTGAAAATCAACCATCTATAAACAAAGAAGTAGATCAAAAGCGTCTTTACGTAAGAATGTTAGGTAGAAAAATCTACGAATACGCTCTTAAAAATGTTCCTGTAGCCATTAAAGACACCATTACTGATGCAGGTCTTTCTATTGAAGATATCGACAAAATTCTTATCCACCAAGCTAATGCTAAAATGGATTATGCTATGATTGAAAGACTTCACAGACTTTATGATGTGAAAGAATACGATCACGCTATCTCTCCTATGACGATCCAAAACCTTGGAAATACATCTGTTGCCACCATTCCTACTATGTATGATTTAATAATTAAAGGAAAAATGGAGGGTCAATCGTTTAAAGAGAATGGTAACATTGTAATGACTTCGGTAGGTGCCGGAATGAACATCAATGCTATCGTTTACAGATTTCCTTAA
- the ubiE gene encoding bifunctional demethylmenaquinone methyltransferase/2-methoxy-6-polyprenyl-1,4-benzoquinol methylase UbiE, translated as MTKDITKVTPYNSEATKKSQVEDMFDNIAPKYDLLNHVLSMKIDVLWRNKLVKWMKNDNPQEVLDVATGTGDLAITIEKGTGSKVVGLDLSQQMLNVGVIKIKKLKLDGKISMQKGDAENLPFEDNRFDAVSVAFGVRNFENLPKGLAELRRVVKDNKSVYILEFSKVEGFMGPFYMFYFKNILPAIGKLVSKDNRAYTYLPDSVNAFPFGEKMKQILLDTGFKKVEYKKLSLGIATIYKATK; from the coding sequence TTGACAAAAGATATCACTAAAGTTACTCCCTACAATTCTGAGGCTACTAAGAAGAGCCAGGTAGAGGATATGTTCGACAATATTGCACCAAAGTATGACCTCTTGAACCATGTTTTATCCATGAAAATTGATGTTTTATGGAGAAATAAATTGGTAAAATGGATGAAAAATGATAACCCGCAGGAAGTGCTGGATGTGGCTACAGGAACGGGAGATCTTGCCATTACGATCGAAAAAGGAACCGGTTCAAAAGTAGTTGGTTTAGATTTATCACAACAAATGCTCAATGTTGGCGTTATTAAAATAAAAAAACTTAAATTAGACGGCAAAATTTCCATGCAAAAAGGAGATGCAGAAAATTTACCTTTCGAGGACAATAGATTTGATGCTGTTTCCGTTGCATTTGGAGTAAGGAATTTTGAGAACCTTCCCAAAGGTTTGGCAGAGTTAAGAAGAGTAGTTAAAGATAACAAAAGTGTTTATATACTGGAGTTTTCAAAGGTTGAGGGTTTTATGGGGCCATTTTATATGTTTTATTTCAAAAATATATTGCCTGCAATAGGTAAACTGGTTTCCAAAGATAATAGGGCGTATACATACCTTCCGGATTCTGTAAATGCTTTTCCTTTCGGGGAGAAGATGAAGCAAATTCTTTTAGATACGGGATTTAAGAAAGTTGAATATAAAAAATTAAGTTTGGGTATAGCCACAATTTATAAAGCAACAAAGTAA
- a CDS encoding porin family protein: MNKFLLKALVLTSVNVAVFANAQFRTRNRMDKLEDFDEQKFSWGFYLNGNKLDYRIVLHPTYGMKDNQNLVTSTKESYSFGAGLIAKWRLNDYLDVRVEPGLQFAQRQLTFNTQSNDLYAGGSVTNPPFTPIPLQEKDKVRDIKSTLVDIPVLLELHGRRWYNSRPYVAAGVNYVVNLQSNSSSTDDNMQQIFRTTTHNFAWSAEMGIQFYFNKFKLTPAIRGTFFMNNEKVADNATTPPYWASAVSTLQTRAVMFVLKFE; this comes from the coding sequence ATGAATAAATTTCTATTAAAAGCACTGGTTTTAACCTCAGTAAATGTTGCCGTTTTTGCAAACGCGCAATTTAGAACCCGAAACAGAATGGATAAGTTGGAAGATTTCGACGAGCAGAAATTCAGTTGGGGTTTTTATTTGAACGGGAATAAACTGGACTACCGAATCGTATTACATCCAACCTATGGGATGAAAGATAATCAGAATCTTGTTACCAGCACTAAAGAAAGTTACAGCTTCGGTGCCGGGCTTATTGCAAAATGGAGACTGAATGATTATCTGGATGTAAGAGTAGAGCCGGGGTTGCAGTTTGCACAAAGACAGCTGACTTTTAATACTCAATCCAATGATTTGTATGCAGGTGGATCTGTAACTAATCCTCCTTTTACACCAATCCCTTTACAGGAAAAAGATAAAGTAAGGGATATTAAATCTACATTGGTTGACATTCCGGTACTTTTGGAGCTTCACGGAAGAAGATGGTACAACTCAAGACCATATGTTGCAGCTGGGGTAAACTATGTTGTGAACCTACAGTCTAACTCAAGTTCTACGGATGACAATATGCAGCAGATCTTCAGAACTACTACTCATAACTTTGCGTGGTCTGCAGAAATGGGAATCCAGTTTTATTTCAATAAATTTAAACTTACCCCTGCTATTAGAGGAACATTTTTCATGAATAATGAAAAAGTGGCTGATAATGCTACTACACCTCCTTACTGGGCTTCTGCAGTATCTACATTACAGACCAGAGCCGTAATGTTTGTACTAAAATTTGAATAA
- a CDS encoding cell division protein ZapA, producing the protein MEVRRITVNIAGRVYPLNVPAAEEETLRKVGKQIENMIKDFEQNFDVRDKQDALAMCALKLGTNAEVVSLNYEKNINSTNERLQQINQSLNEIGK; encoded by the coding sequence ATGGAGGTAAGGAGAATAACCGTAAACATTGCAGGAAGAGTGTATCCGCTGAACGTACCGGCAGCAGAAGAAGAAACTTTGCGTAAGGTAGGGAAGCAGATCGAGAATATGATTAAAGATTTTGAACAGAACTTCGATGTAAGAGATAAACAAGACGCTTTGGCGATGTGTGCCCTGAAACTGGGAACCAATGCAGAAGTAGTTTCTCTTAACTACGAGAAAAATATTAATTCTACCAACGAAAGATTACAACAGATCAATCAATCGTTGAATGAAATCGGGAAATAG
- the rny gene encoding ribonuclease Y, whose product MIEVIVGVVCLVIGAAVGIMFSKSSLNTKAKFIMDDAKKNAENLIEKANVQAESIKKEKNLQAKEKFLELKSQHDADIQSREKKMQEVEKRTKDKEHKFNDELSKIGKLEKDLDKQIADYSKKNEILDKKQQELDIATAKKVEILEKISNYTADEAKAELVETMKAEAKTRAQAHVQGIMEEAQMNAKNEARKIVIQTIQRIGTEQAIENSVSVFNIESDEVKGRIIGREGRNIRALEAVTGVEIIVDDTPEAILLSCFDPVRREIARLSLHRLVTDGRIHPARIEEVVEKTRKQIEEEIIEVGKRTIIDLGIHGLHPELIKIVGRMKYRSSYGQNLLQHSREVANIAATMAAELGLNVKLAKRAGLLHDIGKVPEQESELPHALLGMQWAEKYGENPEVVNAIGAHHDEIEMKSLLSPIIQVADAISGARPGARRQVLESYIQRLKDLESAALSFDGVSSAYAIQAGRELRVMVESGKVNDEVASQLSYDISEKIQNELTYPGQVKVTVIRETRAVNIAR is encoded by the coding sequence ATGATAGAAGTTATAGTCGGTGTTGTATGTTTAGTAATCGGGGCTGCCGTGGGAATAATGTTCTCAAAAAGCTCTCTGAATACTAAGGCAAAATTTATTATGGATGATGCTAAGAAAAACGCCGAAAACCTTATAGAAAAAGCTAACGTACAGGCTGAATCCATAAAGAAAGAAAAGAATCTTCAAGCTAAAGAAAAATTCCTTGAATTGAAATCACAGCATGATGCTGATATCCAGTCCCGCGAAAAGAAAATGCAGGAAGTGGAAAAAAGAACTAAAGACAAGGAGCATAAGTTTAATGATGAGCTTAGCAAGATTGGAAAACTTGAAAAAGATTTAGACAAACAGATTGCTGATTATTCTAAGAAGAACGAAATTTTAGACAAAAAGCAACAGGAATTAGATATAGCAACGGCTAAAAAAGTAGAAATACTTGAAAAAATCTCTAATTACACTGCTGATGAAGCTAAAGCAGAATTGGTAGAAACCATGAAAGCTGAAGCGAAGACAAGAGCTCAGGCACACGTTCAGGGCATCATGGAGGAAGCTCAGATGAATGCTAAAAACGAAGCGAGAAAAATTGTTATCCAAACAATTCAGAGAATCGGAACAGAGCAGGCTATTGAGAACTCAGTATCAGTATTTAACATTGAATCTGACGAAGTAAAAGGTAGAATCATTGGTAGAGAAGGGAGAAATATCCGTGCTTTAGAAGCGGTAACAGGAGTTGAGATCATTGTGGACGATACCCCGGAAGCTATTCTTCTTTCATGTTTCGATCCGGTAAGAAGAGAGATTGCAAGACTATCCCTTCACAGATTGGTTACCGATGGTAGAATTCACCCGGCAAGAATTGAAGAAGTTGTTGAAAAAACAAGAAAACAAATTGAAGAGGAGATCATTGAAGTAGGAAAAAGAACGATCATCGATTTAGGAATCCACGGATTACACCCTGAGTTAATCAAGATCGTAGGTAGAATGAAATACCGTTCTTCATATGGTCAAAACCTATTACAGCACTCAAGAGAAGTAGCTAACATTGCTGCAACAATGGCTGCTGAATTAGGATTAAATGTTAAGCTAGCTAAGAGAGCTGGTCTTTTACACGATATTGGTAAAGTTCCTGAACAGGAATCAGAATTACCACACGCACTTTTAGGAATGCAGTGGGCTGAGAAATACGGAGAAAATCCAGAAGTAGTAAATGCTATTGGTGCTCACCACGACGAAATTGAAATGAAATCTCTGTTATCTCCAATCATTCAGGTAGCTGATGCGATCTCAGGAGCAAGACCAGGAGCAAGAAGACAGGTATTGGAATCTTATATCCAGAGACTGAAAGATCTTGAATCTGCAGCATTAAGCTTCGATGGAGTATCTAGCGCTTATGCTATTCAGGCAGGTAGAGAATTAAGAGTAATGGTAGAAAGTGGAAAAGTGAATGATGAAGTAGCTTCTCAATTATCTTATGATATCTCTGAAAAGATCCAGAATGAACTTACTTACCCTGGACAGGTGAAAGTAACCGTAATTAGAGAAACAAGAGCCGTGAATATTGCAAGATAA